The following coding sequences lie in one Rutidosis leptorrhynchoides isolate AG116_Rl617_1_P2 chromosome 4, CSIRO_AGI_Rlap_v1, whole genome shotgun sequence genomic window:
- the LOC139844518 gene encoding extracellular ribonuclease LE-like translates to MKIQSNNVLLLIQFLTLHSLIVLSASQDFDFFYLVQQWPGSYCDTQQGCCYPKTGKPAANFGIHGLWPNRNDGSYPSNCDSSNPFDASKISDLTNQMQSDWPTLACPSNDGLTFWGHEWDKHGTCSESVLDQHAYFSTALKLKTQIDLLNALQSEGIQANGEKYSLSDIKDAIKGASGYTPWIECNNDSSGNSQLYQIYLCVDSSASGFIECPVFPHGSCASSVEFPSF, encoded by the exons ATGAAGATCCAATCCAACAATGTTCTGCTCTTGATCCAGTTCTTGACACTACATTCTCTAATTGTACTCTCCGCTTCTCAAGATTTTGATTTCTTCTACCTTGTTCAACAG TGGCCAGGATCATATTGTGACACACAACAAGGTTGTTGCTACCCCAAAACCGGAAAGCCGGCAGCAAATTTCGGAATTCATGGACTTTGGCCTAATAGGAACGATGGTTCATATCCCTCCAATTGTGACTCTAGCAACCCTTTCGATGCCTCCAAG ATTTCGGACCTTACTAATCAAATGCAATCGGACTGGCCCACATTAGCATGCCCAAGTAACGATGGGCTAACATTTTGGGGTCACGAGTGGGACAAGCATGGGACGTGCTCAGAATCCGTACTCGATCAACATGCTTATTTCTCAACCGCTCTTAAACTCAAAACTCAAATAGATCTCCTCAATGCTCTTCAAAGTGAAG GGATTCAAGCAAATGGGGAGAAGTATAGTTTGAGTGATATAAAGGATGCAATTAAAGGGGCGAGTGGTTATACTCCATGGATTGAGTGCAATAACGATTCGTCTGGTAATAGTCAGTTGTATCAAATCTATCTGTGTGTAGACTCGTCAGCATCGGGCTTTATTGAATGTCCGGTCTTTCCGCATGGAAGTTGTGCTTCTTCTGTCGAGTTTCCATCGTTTTAG